A segment of the [Limnothrix rosea] IAM M-220 genome:
ACAAAGCGCCTCAGAGTACATCTCTGCGCGCTTTTGACCAGATTCGGGGTCTGCGGTGGTGTTGCGGAAGTTCTTTGCTCTGTTTTGGAATGCGGCAGACTCACTACAGGGAGTAAGGTGAGTCAAAGAATCAGCTTGTACAGGTGTCGCAAAGCCAAACCACAAGGTTAAAGAAAGAGCAAAGGCGCAAACAACAGCTACGAAACGTTGCATAAGTTTGTTTCCTTTTGTTACAAAATAGTTAAGTTTTTTGTACAAAAGATACGCCAATCCATTTGTACTTCGGAAGCAATATTAATGGTAATAGCGTATCCAGTAAAGGCAAAAAAGGTTAAAGTTATTAACTTAAATCTAAGTTATACCGATATATGGGTATTGTTTTAGCAATCGAAACAAGTTGTGATGAAACTGCCGTTGCAATTGTTAATAATCGTAAAGTTCTAGGTAATGTTGTTGCTTCACAAATCGACATACATCGAGAGTTTGGCGGGGTCGTTCCTGAGGTTGCTTCTCGCCACCATTTAGAAAGTATTAATGTCTGTATCGCCAGTGTTTTTGAGCAGGCGGGTTTTGGTTGGGATGAGGTTGAGGCGATCGCCGCGACCTGTGCGCCGGGATTGGTGGGGGCGTTATTAGTCGGGGCTTCGGCAGCAAAAACCCTCGCGATGCTAAAACAAAAACCTTTTATCGGTGTGCATCATTTGGAAGGTCATATTTATGCGAGCTATCTCAGTCAGCCGGATTTAGAGCCGCCTTTTTTGTGTTTGCTGGTTTCGGGCGGCCATACGAGTTTTATTGAGGTCAAAAGCTGCGGTGAGTATGAATTGCTCGGACAAACTCGTGACGATGCGGCGGGGGAGGCTTTTGATAAGGTGGCGCGGCTGTTAGGGGTGGGTTATCCGGGTGGCCCTGTGATTGATCGGTTGGCGAAGGAGGGCAATCCACGCGCTTTTCCGTTGCCGGAAGGTCGCATTTCGTTGCCGGAAGGTGGCTATCACCCCTATGACTGTAGTTTTAGTGGTTTGAAAACGGCGGTTTTGTATCTGGTGCAAAGGCTAGAAAAAGAGGGGAAAGATATTCCTGTCAATGATATTGCGGCTAGTTTTCAATATACGGTGGCCAAGGCGCTCACGAAACGAGCGGTGCGATGTGCCGGCGATCGCCAACTGCAGACCATTGTGGTGGGTGGTGGTGTTGCGGCTAATAGTGGTTTACGGCAAACCCTGACTGCTGCTGCCCAAAAAGCAGGGATTGCGGTACATTTTCCGCCTTTGAAGTTTTGTACTGATAATGCCGCGATGATTGCCTGTGCTGCCGCAGAACATTTTGACCGGGGTGATCGCAGTACTTTGGATTTGCCTGTGCAATCCCGCTTACCGATCACCGAAGTTGCGTCTTTATATGACACAGCAGAAGTGTTGCCAAACCTTTAACCCAAGAAGGTTTAACTCGTACGTATAATAATTCCAGATCGCTACGGATCGGGGCAAAAAGTCGCTGTAGACAAATTAAAGCTCATCTCCTTGCCTCTTCGTCACGACAATTGCGAAATATTTTGCTCAACCATATGCGCCACTTTTTTTGCACGGGGGCGATCGCCTTTTTGCTAATCTATGGCTGTTCTAGGCCAGCCCCTGATTCGTCCCGTCAGCCCCCTCCGGCGGATGTTGATAGCCAAGCATCGGTAGTTGAGCAGGCGGAGGAAGACAATGAATCCCTAGAAAAACTCACCATTGTGATTTTGCCGGATCGATCTAGTCCAGAGCGGACGGAGAAGATTGCCGCATTACAACAATATTTGGTGGAGACGTTAGCAATTCCAGTCGAACTTAATGTGGCCAGTGATTATGAAAATGCCGTCGAGCAACTGGTCAATGGCACAGTGAATATGGCTTATCTGGGGCCATTAACCTACATTCAAGCGAAGGAACAAAATCCTAGCATTGAGGCGATCGCCGCTCCCATTGACGAAAATAGCGGGAGACCTTGGTACACAGGGGTCATCATTGGCCACACAGACATAACCACCCTTGAGGATCTAAAAGGTCGACGCTTTAGCTTTGTCAATGACGCTTCTACATCGGGTTTTTTATTACCCAGCTATGAATTTAAAAACCTTGATATCGATCCAGAAAGGGATTTTGCCGCGGTACATTTCGGTGAGACCCATGACCAAACTTTGCAGCTGCTACTCCAAGGAAAAGTGGAGGCGATCGCCATCAATCGCGCCACCTACAACAAAGCCCTAGAAACTGACATACTAGACTCTGAAAAAATTCAGCTCCTTTGGGAGTCAGATCCCATTACCAATGCTCCTATTGTCGTGTCAGGATCTGTACCAGAGAGCTTTAAACCCATCCTTCAAAAAGCCCTAATTGAAGCCCCGGCAGGATTAGTGAGCGTCAGTGTTTCAGAAGCTCAGGGTTACACTATTGTGGAAGATGGTGACTACGAAACGATCCGCCAGCTCTATCAAAATTATCAACAGCAGGCTCAAGAAGAAGACTCCGGCGTTTAGGAGTTTAATGCCATTTTCTGGTTGACCACGTTCTATGAAAATCTCTACCAAATTTTTTAGTTCATCCCTCGGTCTTGGCGCTTTAATTATCGCTTTGGTCAGTGGTGCCAATATTTGGATACAGCTGCAAGAGCTACGGATTGAAACCAGAGAAAGTGCTGTCCGCGCAAGACAGGAGCAATATACCCAGCTTCGGCTATTGCTCGATGAGCAGATTATTGGTTTAAAGGATTTTCTCGTACTCAATCGCGACCCAGAAGAAATTGAACGCTACCAAAAAGCAAAATCGGGTTTTGTCCTTACCCTCGAAGAGCTGCGGGCAGAATATCCCGAAAAAGAAGCCCTAATTTTTCTAGAGCAACGCTATCAAAATATCCGTGCCATTGCCGATCGCCTCGGAGACACCGTCGAAAATGACTCTATTTTGCAACAGGATATCCGCAGTATTAATTTTTTTCGCCGTGATATTGAGCTTTATCTCAATGAATTAGAGCAAGAGGTCGAAAGTCAAATCTTGGCGGCGATCGCCGAAAAAAAAGACCTAAACCAACTTTTTGCCCGGATTATTTGGGTTGTTGTACTGTTCATCGTGGCGCTCATGGTGCTGCAATATCAGGCGATCGTGAGCCCCGTACTAGCCTCCTTAGATCGTCTTAGCAAAGGCGCAAAACACTTAAGCAATGGTGATTTTGAGTACCGCCTCAATATTCAAGGCAGTGACGAACTCGCCCATGTGGCTCAAACCTTTGATCGGATGACAGCCGCACTAGCAACAGCCTACGAAGACTTAGAATTTAAAGTTAATCAACGCACCGCTCAAATCGAACAAAAAAATGCAGTTTTAAAAGATGAAATCCTTAAACGCGAAGTCATTGAAGAAGAATTGCGGCGTATTTTTGAAGATACAAAACAATCGCAACAGCTACTATCGAGCATCATTAATGCCACTCCCGATTGGATTTTTGTGAAAGATACTAACTTTCGGTTTGTACTCGTTAACGATAGTTTTGCCAGCCACTTTCAGCTGAACCACGAAGATATTATCGGTAGAACTATTTCAGAAATTCTAACGACTCAAGATTTAGGCGAGGGTATCACAAGTAAAGATGAAAAAATCATTCGCCAAGAAGATGAAGAGATTTTATTAGGAAAAACAGTACATAACCCCAGCGACCATGTCACAGATGTTCATGGTATTGAATATGTTTTAGACACCCAAAAAATACCGTTATTAGATGAAGAGAAAAATGTAGTTGGTATCTTAGGCGTTTCGCGGGATATTACAGATCGGCATTTAGCCATCGAAGCCTTAGAACAATCAGAAGGGGAGTTACGCCAAAAAGCTGATGAGTTGGAAAAAACGTTACAGCAGTTACGGCAAACCCAAACCCAGATTGTGCAGAGTGAAAAGATGTCGAGTCTCGGGCAAATGGTGGCGGGAGTCGCCCATGAGATTAATAATCCTGTGAATTTTATTTTTGGCAATATCAACCATGCGCGGGATTATATTAGCGATTTGCTGGGATTGATCGAGCTGTACCGTACTGAATATCCGGAGCCGAGCCAAACTATCCAGGCAGAAATTGAAGTGATTGAGCTGGATTATGTTATTGAGGATATGCCCAAACTTTTATCTTCAATGATGGTGGGAGCAGAGCGTATTCGAGAAATTGTGAAATCCCTGCGGGTTTTTTCACGCCTAGATGAGTCGGAAATGAAGCAGGTGGATATCCATGCGGGTATTGATAGTACGTTAATGATTTTGCAAAATCGTCTTAAGAAAAGCCAAGAACGGGGGGCGATCGCCATCGAGCGACAATATGGAGAGTTGCCGTTAGTCGAATGCTATGCGGGTCAGCTCAATCAAGTATTTATGAATATTTTGAGCAATGGCATTGATGCTCTTGATGACTATAATGCCCGGCGATCGCCAGCAGAAAAGCAAGCAAAACCGAGTCGCATTACAATCAAGACAGAAAAACAAGCACCCACTCCCGATTTATCCGGCCGGATTAGGATTCGCATTATCGATAATGGACCCGGTATTCCAGAAAAAGTGAGACAGCGTTTATTTGAACCGTTTTTTACGACAAAAGAAGTGGGTAAGGGAACCGGTTTAGGATTGTCAATTTCCCACTCAATTATTGTAGAAAAACATGGAGGGGAGTTAACTTGTTTTTCTGAGGAAGATCAAGGAACTGAATTCATCATTGAAATTCCCATCAAAGCAAAAAAAATGATGGCTTCCTAGGCAAATACAACGGTTCGATTCCCGTAAACTAAAACGCGATTTTGTAAGTGCAATCTGACGGCGCGGGACAAAACGACTCGCTCTAGATCTTTGCCTTTACGAATTAAATCTTTGACATCGTCTCTGTGGCTGACTCGCACGACATCTTGTTCTATGATGGGGCCTTCATCTAAATCTTGGGTGACGTAGTGGGCGGTTGCGCCAATGATTTTAACGCCGCGGTCGTGGGCACGATGGTAGGGTTTAGCGCCAGCAAAAGCTGGTAAAAAGGAATGGTGAATATTAATCACATGGTTGAATTTTTGCAAGAAATTAGGGCTAAGCACCTGCATATATTTAGCCAAAATTACTAAATCAATCTTGTACTGTTTTAGTAATTCTAATTGTTTTTGTTCTTGATCAATTTTTGTTTCTTTTGTAATGGGAATATGGTGGAAATCAATGCCAAATTGTGTGGCGATCGCCGCTAACTTTTCGTGATTGCTCATGATGAGCGGGATGGAGGCTGGCAATTCCTTCGCCTGTTGTCGCCATAAAAGATCCAATAAACAATGATCTTGCTTTGTCACCCAAATGGCAAGGCGGGGAATTTGATCGGAAAAATGCAGTTTCCAAGTGGCATTCCATGGCTTGGCGATCGCCCCAAAGGCAGGATCGATCACTTCTCTTGGTAAATTAAAGCCTGCTAATTCCCACTCAATCCGCGTGAGAAATAGCCCTGCGCTAAAGTCGGTATGCTGGTCGGCGTGGATGATATTGCCGCCGTTCGAATAAATAAAGTTCGCGATTTTAGCAACAAGTCCCTGTTGGTCAGGGCAAGAAACGAGAAGGGTAGCTGTGGGCATTGAGACGTAATTAAAGAAACAAAAGTGTAGGGAAATGGCAACGAAAAAACACTGATAAATTAATGCAATTAAGACCGAACGTTAGCCTTCGCTATTAGCTAATTATTAAACAACTAGCCAAAATATCAAGCCCCAAAGGGCGATCGCCGTACCTTAGGCGGACATGGGTGTCAGCACATCTTCAATCAACTCTGATCTAACTTGGTCGGTAATCAAAACCTCACCAATTTTCGTAGGCAAAATAAAACGAACCTTGCCCGCCCGCACCTTTTTGTCACTTTGTAATGTCCGGAGAATATCCCCCACCTGCAAATGCTCAGGACAATCAACAGGCAAACCAGCCTTTTGGATTAAAGCATCCTGTCGCTGCACTTCATCACTTGTCCATAAACTCATTTTCATGGCGATCGCCCCCGCTAGAGCCATCCCAATTGCCACCCCTTCACCATGGACAAATTGCTTATAGTGGGTCAAACTTTCCACCGCATGACCAAGGGTGTGACCATAATTAAGAATGGCGCGAATCCCCGATTCCCGTTCGTCTTGACCCACAACATCCGCTTTCGCCTGACAAGACCGTTCCAAAATAAGATCTAGTAAATCAGCGCTAATTGTTTCATAGCTGTCAATACTTTCCGCAATTTCTAACTCCTTAAACAGTTCGCGATCCCAAATCACACCATACTTAATCACCTCTGCCATACCCGCCCGGAACTCTCGTAGCGGAAGCGTTTCAAGAACCGTCGGATCGATCATCACAAATTTTGGCTGATAAAAAGCGCCGATTAAATTTTTACCCTGGGGGTGATTGACACCCGTTTTACCACCGACCGATGCATCCACCATTGCCAGTAACGAGGTCGGTACCTGCACAAAATTAATACCCCGCAGCCAAGTCGCAGCGGCAAAGCCCGTCATATCACCAATAACACCGCCACCCAACGCTAAAAAGGTCGAGGAGCGCTCAATACGATTTTCTAGGGCAGTATCATAAATCTGCTGAATCGAAGTGAGATTTTTATACTCTTCTCCCGCCGCAATTAAATGTGTACAAACTTCAAAACCAGCTTGGACGAGGGAACCAACGACCGTTTCGCCATAATGACCAAAAATCTCAGGATTAGAAATAATCAGAATCTTTTTGCCAAGATTTAGTTGACTAAGCTCAAGACCAAGCCGCCCTAACTTACCATTAGCGATGGCGATATCGTAGCTATTTTCTCCCAACTCAACCCGGATTCTTGCGTCCATAAACTTGCGTAACCTAATCTCAATCTGCGTTTGTAATATTCCAACACAGGATATCTTACTGTATTGCCCCAGTCTTTTCCCGCGGCGATCGCCACACTTAATTTCCCAGTAACAATTCAAGAATAATCAATTCACGACCGTTCACAAAAGATTTTAAAGCAATAAATTTGATGATGTTTTTTAGATAAACTCTTGAGCACAAATCTTGCCTCTCAATCAACTATGGCTAATGTTTTTAAATTAAAATCTTCTTTTCTAACCCTATTTTGGCTTATTTTAGGCGGGATATTACGGCTATCCAATATCAATACAAAGCCGCTATGGACAGACGAATTCGCTTCTATTTTATATGCCCGTGGCGATGATTACAGCACAATTCCCATTGCTCAAATCATCTCAGCAGCAGAACTTTTGGAGCCCCTTAAGGGTTATCCAGTTTATGGTTGGCAAAGGGTCTCAGAACTTCTCATTCAGCATAATAATCACCCTCCATTATATTTTTTAATCGTTAATACTTGGCAGCGATTATTTCCTTTAGATCCAGCAGGTTATGTTTCAATCTACAGCACTCGTTATTTATCTGCTTTTGTAGGAATTTTTGCAATACTTAGTCTTTATTGGGTTGCAAAAACAACTTTTAAATCAGAGAGAATTGCCCAATTCAGTGCCGCTTTGATAGCATTTTCTCCTTTTCATATTTATTTATCCCAAGAAGCTCGCCATTACACTTTAATGACTACTTTGGTTATTTTTTCGCTGGGATATTGCCTCTATTATATTAACTACTTGATTCGGCAAAAATCTTTTTCCGCCCCTTTTATTTTTAGTTGGTTGGGCTTAAATATTTGTGGTTTATTAAGCCATTACTTTTTCGGTTTGACAATAATTGCTGAGGCGATCGCCCTCATTTGGTTACTGTGGCGCAAAACAATATTTATTAATAAATTACAACTTTTACAGCTTGTTTTTGTTGTGATGGGTGTCGGAAGTTTTAGTCTTATTTGGATCACACAAATTTTGCCCGTAGGCTATGGCAGCACAATGACCGACTGGATTCGCCTTGATATGTCCAACTGGTTAGACTTCATTTGGCCAATAGTTCAGCTATTTTATGTTTTGATGACCATGATTTTTTTATTGCCAGTACAGGCAAGTTTATGGCCAATTGCCATCGTATCTTTTGTCATTATTGCAATATTTAGTATTCAGCTTTATCGCCTCTGGCAACAGAGTAATAGCAACCAAATAATCAAACCTCAATACCAAGCATTAATATTTTTTCTCAACAGATTTATTGTGTCTATCTGGGGTTTATTTGCTATTTTAACCTACAGATTTGGCTACGATATTACCCGTGGTGCGCGTTATAGTTTTGTCTATTTTCCGGCTATCATTTTATTGGTAGCTATCACCATTTGTTCATTTTGGCAGCAAGAAATCCCCATTTATTTTCCCCTACAAAAAATATTTTCTTGTTTCTCCCAATCTGGCTGCCGGGCGATCGCCGCCATTTTTTGTTGTAGTTTTCTCGGTGGCGTTAGCGTCATTACAAATTTAGCCTATCAAAAGCCCTATAATCCGACTTCGATCATTCAGAAAATTGCGGTCGATAATCAGCCTGCATTAATTTTAACGGCCTACAAAAGTACAGTTCAGACAGGCGAAATGATGGCGATCGCCTGGGAAAAACACCAAAGATCTAGTCCTAGTGACATCTCCTTTACCCTTGTACCTTTTCAAACAAATCCCAAAAAATATGACGACGAAATTAATCAACTTACTGAAATAATTGATCATCAACAATTTAAATTATGGGTGCTTAACTTAGAAAATTCACTAACACCAAAACTTTGTGAACATGAGCAGCGTACCCGCCAAGCAGGCTACTACGGTCATATCTATCAATGCACAAAAAATTAGACCTCTCTAACAATGTAAATGGACAACAGCATTATTTAATTTATCTTTTAGTTATTTTGAGATCACCACTAACCTAAAAAGAAACAAACGTTTTTGGTGTCCAGCTGCCATGTAAACCATAGGGAATATGTTGCTTGATATGCACCGTGGCGATCGCCCCTTGTTCAATATTACGAGCATCGAAAATCCCAACATCAGAACCATGGCGGGCAGCATCATAGGTCATGAGCAGCACCCAGCCATCATCCTCCGCTTCACCACAGGAGTTCGGCACAAAAATCGGTTCCCCAGCAAAACCATCCGGCGCAAAGGAATAAAGCTGGGACTCACCCGTTTTAACATCTAGTTTCCACAGCGCCTGCAAAGGCGCATTGCCAGTCTGGGAATGGGTCGCACCAATATAGGCATAACGATAATCACGACCGACATAATCAGGATGCACCACCGGAAATTCACAGCAGCGCGTATCTAATAACTCACGGGTCACCTTTTGGCGTTCAAGATCTAGTTCAAAGCGCCACAATTGCCCCGGATCGAGCTGGTCAAAATCAACATTTTTGTAATCAACATCAGCCTGAACTTGGGGAATTGATTGATAACAAACTGAATCGACAATGATTTTATTGTCCTTTTCAAAGGCATTAGCATGGTGAAAAACAAAACCCGCTTCAGCTTCTAATGTTTGCACATTATTGTTGGCTGGATCGCGAGGAATAACGACCATTCTCGTTGGCTTATCGGCCTGAAAATTCACACATTCCCCGGCTCCCTTTAATCCGAAAGCATAGGGTAAGGGGTTAAAACTCACTGTCGCCTGAAAAAAAATGACATAGTTTGGCGTAATGATAAAGTCGTGGATAAAGGCAAAACCATCTACTTTATGTTCTTTGTAGCGCCGTAATTCGCCGCTGGGGCTAATTTCATAAATCACTAATGTGGTGTTTAAACCGGGCTTAATGGCAAAGTTTACAAGGCAGCGATCGCCGTTATCCCAAATGCAAGCAGGATCAATGCGGGGGTGCGCCGAAAAAGCATCACCAGATTTTAAAATACCCTTTAAATAGTCAATGCCTTTCGTCTCTAAAGTTCCCGGATCAAGGCGATGGGGTTCGGCGGCTTCCCAAAGGGCGAGGAGTTTGTCACCCCAATAAATAACATTAGTATTAGCAATATTTTTGAGGCGTAAATCGAACATATTATTCAACAAACCGCCGGGTTTTTCTGTCCCAAAGACACCGCGATATAAAGGCTTTTCTGCTTTTTGTTCGGTGACAAATCCCTCGGTGCGGACAAAGCGATTTTGAAAATAGGCCTTACCGGCTTTAAAAGTCATGGCGCAGACCATGCCATCGCCATCGAAGGGATGCTTAATGGGAAATCCACCGATATCTAAAAGTCCGGGGCCGTTACGGAACAGTGTCCCTTCTAATTCTTGGGGAATTTGACCGTCAATATCTGTCACTTCATAGGCTATTTCACAGGGTTGCGACTCATAACCCCGCTGCCAAGCGGTCTGGTCATAAGACTTTTTTGTGGAAGGAGAGGTAGCCGTCATGTTATGTGAATTTTTGTGAAGTGCTTTTCTGAGTTTAGCATTCTTCTCTTGGACAATTCATAGGGTTTAGATTAGTACATCTATTGGCTTATTGTTCGGTGTAGAGTGCCGCCAAGATGAATTGCTCTGTGGTGTTTCATGTTATTAGTAATTTTTTTGTCGGGTTTAACCATGAATCCGGTTGGTGTTTAATTCTTTTGTAACTCTTTCGGATGATTGGCTATATTGTGAAAAGTGTATGAATGCCTTTTTAAAAGTTAATTTACGTAATTTGAGGAATATCCATGCGGGCGATCGCTGTATTTAGTCCGACCTGTGGCGCTGGCAAATCATGGTTTGCAACAGCTCTTTGTCGGTGGCTAACACGGGAAGACTGGAATGTTACGCCATTCCAAGCGCAGGCTGATATCTCCCAGGGTTAC
Coding sequences within it:
- the tsaD gene encoding tRNA (adenosine(37)-N6)-threonylcarbamoyltransferase complex transferase subunit TsaD, encoding MGIVLAIETSCDETAVAIVNNRKVLGNVVASQIDIHREFGGVVPEVASRHHLESINVCIASVFEQAGFGWDEVEAIAATCAPGLVGALLVGASAAKTLAMLKQKPFIGVHHLEGHIYASYLSQPDLEPPFLCLLVSGGHTSFIEVKSCGEYELLGQTRDDAAGEAFDKVARLLGVGYPGGPVIDRLAKEGNPRAFPLPEGRISLPEGGYHPYDCSFSGLKTAVLYLVQRLEKEGKDIPVNDIAASFQYTVAKALTKRAVRCAGDRQLQTIVVGGGVAANSGLRQTLTAAAQKAGIAVHFPPLKFCTDNAAMIACAAAEHFDRGDRSTLDLPVQSRLPITEVASLYDTAEVLPNL
- a CDS encoding phosphate/phosphite/phosphonate ABC transporter substrate-binding protein; amino-acid sequence: MRHFFCTGAIAFLLIYGCSRPAPDSSRQPPPADVDSQASVVEQAEEDNESLEKLTIVILPDRSSPERTEKIAALQQYLVETLAIPVELNVASDYENAVEQLVNGTVNMAYLGPLTYIQAKEQNPSIEAIAAPIDENSGRPWYTGVIIGHTDITTLEDLKGRRFSFVNDASTSGFLLPSYEFKNLDIDPERDFAAVHFGETHDQTLQLLLQGKVEAIAINRATYNKALETDILDSEKIQLLWESDPITNAPIVVSGSVPESFKPILQKALIEAPAGLVSVSVSEAQGYTIVEDGDYETIRQLYQNYQQQAQEEDSGV
- a CDS encoding HAMP domain-containing histidine kinase translates to MKISTKFFSSSLGLGALIIALVSGANIWIQLQELRIETRESAVRARQEQYTQLRLLLDEQIIGLKDFLVLNRDPEEIERYQKAKSGFVLTLEELRAEYPEKEALIFLEQRYQNIRAIADRLGDTVENDSILQQDIRSINFFRRDIELYLNELEQEVESQILAAIAEKKDLNQLFARIIWVVVLFIVALMVLQYQAIVSPVLASLDRLSKGAKHLSNGDFEYRLNIQGSDELAHVAQTFDRMTAALATAYEDLEFKVNQRTAQIEQKNAVLKDEILKREVIEEELRRIFEDTKQSQQLLSSIINATPDWIFVKDTNFRFVLVNDSFASHFQLNHEDIIGRTISEILTTQDLGEGITSKDEKIIRQEDEEILLGKTVHNPSDHVTDVHGIEYVLDTQKIPLLDEEKNVVGILGVSRDITDRHLAIEALEQSEGELRQKADELEKTLQQLRQTQTQIVQSEKMSSLGQMVAGVAHEINNPVNFIFGNINHARDYISDLLGLIELYRTEYPEPSQTIQAEIEVIELDYVIEDMPKLLSSMMVGAERIREIVKSLRVFSRLDESEMKQVDIHAGIDSTLMILQNRLKKSQERGAIAIERQYGELPLVECYAGQLNQVFMNILSNGIDALDDYNARRSPAEKQAKPSRITIKTEKQAPTPDLSGRIRIRIIDNGPGIPEKVRQRLFEPFFTTKEVGKGTGLGLSISHSIIVEKHGGELTCFSEEDQGTEFIIEIPIKAKKMMAS
- the purU gene encoding formyltetrahydrofolate deformylase gives rise to the protein MPTATLLVSCPDQQGLVAKIANFIYSNGGNIIHADQHTDFSAGLFLTRIEWELAGFNLPREVIDPAFGAIAKPWNATWKLHFSDQIPRLAIWVTKQDHCLLDLLWRQQAKELPASIPLIMSNHEKLAAIATQFGIDFHHIPITKETKIDQEQKQLELLKQYKIDLVILAKYMQVLSPNFLQKFNHVINIHHSFLPAFAGAKPYHRAHDRGVKIIGATAHYVTQDLDEGPIIEQDVVRVSHRDDVKDLIRKGKDLERVVLSRAVRLHLQNRVLVYGNRTVVFA
- the aroB gene encoding 3-dehydroquinate synthase; the encoded protein is MDARIRVELGENSYDIAIANGKLGRLGLELSQLNLGKKILIISNPEIFGHYGETVVGSLVQAGFEVCTHLIAAGEEYKNLTSIQQIYDTALENRIERSSTFLALGGGVIGDMTGFAAATWLRGINFVQVPTSLLAMVDASVGGKTGVNHPQGKNLIGAFYQPKFVMIDPTVLETLPLREFRAGMAEVIKYGVIWDRELFKELEIAESIDSYETISADLLDLILERSCQAKADVVGQDERESGIRAILNYGHTLGHAVESLTHYKQFVHGEGVAIGMALAGAIAMKMSLWTSDEVQRQDALIQKAGLPVDCPEHLQVGDILRTLQSDKKVRAGKVRFILPTKIGEVLITDQVRSELIEDVLTPMSA
- a CDS encoding glycosyltransferase family 39 protein — protein: MANVFKLKSSFLTLFWLILGGILRLSNINTKPLWTDEFASILYARGDDYSTIPIAQIISAAELLEPLKGYPVYGWQRVSELLIQHNNHPPLYFLIVNTWQRLFPLDPAGYVSIYSTRYLSAFVGIFAILSLYWVAKTTFKSERIAQFSAALIAFSPFHIYLSQEARHYTLMTTLVIFSLGYCLYYINYLIRQKSFSAPFIFSWLGLNICGLLSHYFFGLTIIAEAIALIWLLWRKTIFINKLQLLQLVFVVMGVGSFSLIWITQILPVGYGSTMTDWIRLDMSNWLDFIWPIVQLFYVLMTMIFLLPVQASLWPIAIVSFVIIAIFSIQLYRLWQQSNSNQIIKPQYQALIFFLNRFIVSIWGLFAILTYRFGYDITRGARYSFVYFPAIILLVAITICSFWQQEIPIYFPLQKIFSCFSQSGCRAIAAIFCCSFLGGVSVITNLAYQKPYNPTSIIQKIAVDNQPALILTAYKSTVQTGEMMAIAWEKHQRSSPSDISFTLVPFQTNPKKYDDEINQLTEIIDHQQFKLWVLNLENSLTPKLCEHEQRTRQAGYYGHIYQCTKN
- a CDS encoding carotenoid oxygenase family protein translates to MTATSPSTKKSYDQTAWQRGYESQPCEIAYEVTDIDGQIPQELEGTLFRNGPGLLDIGGFPIKHPFDGDGMVCAMTFKAGKAYFQNRFVRTEGFVTEQKAEKPLYRGVFGTEKPGGLLNNMFDLRLKNIANTNVIYWGDKLLALWEAAEPHRLDPGTLETKGIDYLKGILKSGDAFSAHPRIDPACIWDNGDRCLVNFAIKPGLNTTLVIYEISPSGELRRYKEHKVDGFAFIHDFIITPNYVIFFQATVSFNPLPYAFGLKGAGECVNFQADKPTRMVVIPRDPANNNVQTLEAEAGFVFHHANAFEKDNKIIVDSVCYQSIPQVQADVDYKNVDFDQLDPGQLWRFELDLERQKVTRELLDTRCCEFPVVHPDYVGRDYRYAYIGATHSQTGNAPLQALWKLDVKTGESQLYSFAPDGFAGEPIFVPNSCGEAEDDGWVLLMTYDAARHGSDVGIFDARNIEQGAIATVHIKQHIPYGLHGSWTPKTFVSF